A window of the Dickeya dianthicola NCPPB 453 genome harbors these coding sequences:
- the motA gene encoding flagellar motor stator protein MotA — translation MLVILGYLVTIGSILGGYLIVGGELGALYQPSELLIIAGSAVGAFIVGNNGKAIKATLKALPTLLKGSQYTKAVYMDLMAVLFRLMAKSRQQGMLSLEFDIDNPKESEIFSNYPRILSDDYIVEFVTDYLRLMVSGNMNAFEIETLMDEEIETVEHEVEVPATSLNLMGDGLPAFGIVAAVMGVVHSLAFVDRPAAELGMMIAHAMVGTFLGILLAYGFVSPLASLLRQKNSEKLKVLQCIKVTLLSSLNGYAPQIAVEFGRKTLYSAVRPSFTEMEEHIRNVKAPAQQASENDA, via the coding sequence GTGCTGGTTATATTGGGTTATCTTGTCACTATAGGCTCTATACTTGGCGGTTATCTCATCGTGGGTGGCGAGTTGGGGGCGTTGTATCAGCCTTCGGAACTGCTGATTATTGCTGGCTCGGCTGTTGGTGCATTTATTGTTGGTAACAACGGCAAAGCGATCAAGGCGACGCTGAAAGCGCTTCCCACGTTGCTGAAGGGCTCCCAATATACGAAAGCCGTATACATGGATCTGATGGCGGTATTATTTCGGCTAATGGCCAAGTCCCGCCAGCAGGGCATGCTCTCGTTGGAATTTGATATCGACAACCCAAAAGAGAGTGAGATTTTCTCCAATTATCCCCGCATCCTTTCTGATGACTATATCGTAGAATTTGTTACGGATTATCTGCGATTGATGGTTAGCGGCAACATGAATGCGTTTGAAATCGAAACGCTGATGGATGAAGAGATCGAAACTGTCGAGCATGAAGTTGAAGTACCGGCCACCAGCCTGAACCTGATGGGGGATGGCCTGCCGGCATTCGGCATCGTGGCTGCGGTTATGGGCGTCGTGCATTCACTGGCGTTTGTTGATCGCCCTGCCGCAGAGCTGGGGATGATGATCGCCCATGCGATGGTAGGTACGTTCCTGGGTATTTTGCTGGCTTATGGCTTTGTATCGCCGCTGGCATCGCTATTACGTCAGAAGAATTCAGAGAAGCTCAAGGTTCTTCAGTGCATCAAGGTGACATTGTTATCCAGCCTGAATGGTTATGCGCCGCAGATTGCTGTTGAATTTGGTCGTAAAACTCTTTATTCAGCAGTGCGTCCTTCATTTACCGAGATGGAAGAGCATATTCGTAATGTGAAGGCACCGGCACAGCAGGCATCGGAAAATGACGCATGA
- the flhD gene encoding flagellar transcriptional regulator FlhD, whose protein sequence is MGTSELLKHIYDINLSYLLLAQRLINDEKASAMFRLGVNEEMAEALMQLTLPQMVKLAETNQLICHFRFSDHNTIKLLTQESRVDDLQQVHTGILLSSHLLQELSSKEEGLPKKRA, encoded by the coding sequence ATGGGTACCTCTGAATTGCTCAAGCACATTTATGACATCAATTTGTCTTATTTGTTACTGGCTCAGCGATTAATAAACGACGAAAAAGCATCAGCGATGTTCCGGTTGGGTGTCAATGAGGAAATGGCAGAGGCATTGATGCAACTGACTTTGCCGCAAATGGTAAAGCTTGCTGAAACCAATCAGTTAATATGTCATTTCCGCTTCAGTGATCACAATACGATTAAGCTATTAACACAAGAGTCCCGGGTTGATGATCTGCAACAGGTTCATACCGGTATTTTGTTGTCGAGTCATTTATTACAAGAGCTGTCTTCAAAAGAAGAAGGCTTGCCTAAGAAAAGGGCATAA
- the motB gene encoding flagellar motor protein MotB — MKHQHPIIRKKRKSGHAAHHGGSWKIAYADFMTAMMALFLVMWLIAISSPSQLAQIAEYFRTPLKIAITSGPKISDASNPIPGGGSDPTQQEGDVKRQIDTMDGRLEEIKLNKLRERLDQLIDADPRLKALRPHLLIEMVDEGLRIQIIDSNNRPMFKTGSAQVEPYMSDILRAIAPILNDIPNKISLSGHTDDAQYAMGERGYSNWELSAERANASRRELIIGGLAEGKVLRVVGMADTMNLKQAKGGSDAINRRISLVVLNKQAQENIERENAESSAINIDKIENLQNMGVDKSKPATAPADNGNSTATPPPETNGTPASGSTVAPAQAPATTAPASGANGAPTTGRRLPTTALPAAPDSQATPSSTSRDSQQR, encoded by the coding sequence ATGAAACACCAGCATCCCATTATCCGCAAAAAGCGTAAATCGGGGCATGCCGCCCATCATGGTGGTTCATGGAAGATTGCTTATGCCGACTTCATGACCGCAATGATGGCCCTTTTCCTGGTCATGTGGTTGATTGCCATTTCCTCACCTTCTCAGTTGGCCCAGATTGCCGAATATTTCCGTACGCCATTGAAAATTGCCATCACGTCTGGTCCGAAGATCAGTGACGCCTCCAACCCCATCCCTGGCGGTGGTTCGGATCCTACTCAGCAGGAAGGCGATGTGAAGCGGCAGATTGATACTATGGATGGACGCCTTGAAGAAATTAAACTGAATAAATTGAGGGAGCGACTCGATCAGTTGATTGACGCCGATCCCCGTCTTAAAGCGTTACGCCCGCACCTGTTGATTGAAATGGTGGATGAGGGGCTGCGCATTCAAATTATTGACAGTAACAATCGCCCAATGTTTAAAACCGGCAGCGCCCAGGTTGAACCTTACATGAGCGATATTTTGCGAGCCATCGCGCCGATTTTGAATGATATTCCCAATAAAATCAGTTTATCGGGCCATACTGATGATGCTCAATATGCGATGGGGGAGCGGGGCTACAGTAACTGGGAATTGTCGGCCGAACGCGCTAATGCTTCGCGGCGTGAACTGATTATAGGTGGACTGGCTGAGGGTAAGGTTTTACGCGTAGTTGGTATGGCCGACACGATGAATCTAAAGCAGGCGAAGGGCGGCAGCGATGCCATTAACCGGCGAATCAGTTTGGTTGTCCTGAACAAGCAGGCGCAGGAAAACATCGAGCGTGAAAATGCTGAAAGCAGCGCAATAAACATTGATAAAATAGAGAATTTACAGAACATGGGAGTGGATAAGTCCAAACCTGCTACCGCGCCTGCCGATAACGGTAACAGTACGGCTACACCACCACCCGAAACCAATGGGACGCCTGCATCTGGCTCAACTGTGGCTCCTGCTCAGGCACCGGCAACGACGGCGCCGGCATCGGGGGCGAATGGCGCGCCGACGACTGGACGTCGGCTGCCTACTACAGCCTTGCCAGCAGCACCTGATAGTCAGGCGACACCTTCTTCAACAAGCCGCGATTCACAGCAGAGGTGA
- the flhC gene encoding flagellar transcriptional regulator FlhC, which translates to MAEKSIVQEAKDIQLAMELISLGARLQMLESETQLSRGRLIKLYKELRGSPPPKGMLPFSTDWFMTWEQNIHSSMFYNAYLFLLKNGQCTGVEAVIKAYRLYLEQCSPQNDVPLLALTRAWTLVRFVDSGMLQLSSCNCCKGMFITHAHQPKNSFVCSLCQPPSRAVKRRKLSPNVADIIPQLLDEQVKHAV; encoded by the coding sequence ATGGCGGAGAAAAGTATTGTTCAGGAAGCTAAGGATATCCAACTGGCGATGGAGCTCATTTCACTGGGCGCACGCTTACAGATGCTGGAAAGCGAGACGCAATTAAGCCGCGGTCGCTTAATCAAGCTTTATAAAGAATTACGAGGTAGCCCTCCGCCGAAAGGAATGCTGCCGTTTTCTACCGATTGGTTTATGACATGGGAACAGAATATCCATTCTTCCATGTTCTATAACGCCTATCTGTTTTTGCTCAAAAATGGACAATGTACCGGTGTCGAGGCAGTAATCAAGGCTTACCGTCTTTACCTCGAACAGTGCTCTCCCCAAAATGATGTGCCTTTGCTGGCGTTGACCCGCGCCTGGACATTGGTCCGCTTTGTGGATAGCGGTATGCTACAACTGTCCTCATGTAATTGCTGCAAGGGGATGTTTATTACCCATGCACATCAGCCCAAGAATAGTTTTGTCTGCAGTTTATGCCAGCCACCCTCCAGAGCAGTAAAAAGACGTAAACTTTCGCCGAATGTTGCCGATATCATACCTCAGCTGCTGGACGAACAGGTTAAACATGCAGTCTGA